In a single window of the Saccharothrix australiensis genome:
- a CDS encoding MbtH family protein, with product MDVNPFDDNDLDQLVLVNDEGLHSLWPAVLDVPAGWAVVFGPAARSACVAVVNERWTDQRPRRRTARSAEPGA from the coding sequence ATGGACGTGAATCCCTTTGACGACAACGATCTGGACCAGCTGGTACTGGTGAACGACGAGGGGCTGCACTCGCTGTGGCCCGCCGTGCTCGACGTGCCCGCCGGGTGGGCGGTGGTGTTCGGCCCCGCCGCGCGGTCGGCCTGCGTCGCCGTGGTGAACGAGCGCTGGACGGACCAGCGCCCGCGCCGCCGGACCGCGCGGAGCGCCGAACCGGGCGCGTGA
- a CDS encoding cytochrome P450, producing MSHRDAPVLDLDLWSDEALHDPYPLWARMRETGPVVRLREPDFYALPRYAETRAALADWRTFSSARGVMLNDTLNRAQAGATLHTDPPEHVAQRTVVGRPLTPRALKRLEEPFRVAAEEVVERLVARGSFDAAAELAPHLPLSIVSHQVGLPEEGRERMLAWAAAAFDSAGPMNARARAALPVLEEAVAYSYDPGLPGRLLPGGWAEGVYRAAAAGEVPVEKCPALLIDYWGPALDTTIAAMTSAIWLFGRNPDQWRLVREDPALLPHAVNEVVRLETPTPYFSRVATRDVELGGTVVPAGARVLVMYGSANRDERKWPDPERMDVRRAPVDHVGFGHGEHACLGQRLARLEIKAVLAALARRVERFEIGEVRRLTNNMLRKIERLHVTVR from the coding sequence ATGTCCCACCGCGACGCACCGGTGCTGGACCTCGACCTGTGGTCCGACGAGGCGCTGCACGACCCGTACCCGCTGTGGGCGCGGATGCGGGAGACCGGACCGGTCGTGCGGCTGCGCGAGCCGGACTTCTACGCCCTGCCGCGTTACGCGGAGACGCGGGCGGCGCTGGCCGACTGGCGGACGTTCTCCTCGGCGCGGGGCGTCATGCTCAACGACACCCTGAACCGGGCCCAGGCCGGCGCGACGCTGCACACGGACCCGCCCGAGCACGTCGCGCAGCGGACCGTGGTCGGCCGCCCGCTCACGCCGCGGGCGCTGAAGCGGTTGGAGGAGCCGTTCCGCGTGGCGGCGGAGGAGGTGGTGGAGCGGCTCGTGGCGCGCGGCTCGTTCGACGCCGCCGCCGAACTCGCGCCGCACCTGCCGCTGTCGATCGTGTCCCACCAGGTGGGGCTGCCCGAGGAGGGCCGCGAGCGGATGCTCGCGTGGGCGGCGGCGGCCTTCGACTCGGCCGGCCCGATGAACGCGCGGGCGCGTGCCGCGCTGCCGGTGCTGGAGGAGGCCGTGGCCTACTCCTACGACCCGGGGCTGCCTGGCCGGCTGCTGCCCGGCGGGTGGGCCGAGGGCGTGTACCGCGCCGCGGCGGCGGGCGAGGTGCCGGTCGAGAAGTGCCCGGCCCTGCTGATCGACTACTGGGGCCCGGCGCTGGACACCACGATCGCGGCCATGACCAGCGCCATCTGGCTGTTCGGCCGCAACCCCGACCAGTGGCGGCTGGTGCGGGAGGACCCCGCGCTGCTGCCGCACGCGGTGAACGAGGTGGTGCGGCTGGAGACGCCGACGCCGTACTTCAGCCGCGTGGCCACCCGCGACGTGGAGCTGGGCGGCACGGTGGTACCCGCCGGCGCGCGGGTGCTGGTCATGTACGGGTCGGCCAACCGCGACGAGCGCAAGTGGCCCGACCCGGAGCGCATGGACGTCCGGCGCGCGCCCGTGGACCACGTCGGCTTCGGCCACGGCGAACACGCGTGCCTCGGCCAGCGGCTGGCCCGGCTGGAGATCAAGGCGGTGCTCGCCGCGCTGGCGCGGCGCGTGGAGCGGTTCGAGATCGGCGAGGTGCGCCGGCTCACCAACAACATGCTGCGCAAGATCGAGCGGCTGCACGTGACGGTGCGCTGA
- a CDS encoding NAD(P)/FAD-dependent oxidoreductase has protein sequence MSDGRVVVVGAGQAGAQVAVSLRERGHAGAITVVGAEPDLPYQRPPLSKDYLAGSADEDALPLRPAHAYERLDVRLRTGDPVESVDQAARTVRTRAGVVLGWDHLVLATGSVARTLPVPGAVLAGVCPLRTLADAVEVRERLRTAEHVVVLGGGFTGLEVASAASAGAHVTVLEVGPRLLGRALSAEVAADLLARHRDRGVRVLLGDTAVRLDGDHRVRSVVTASGARLPADLVVVGAGVRPATDLAAACGLPTADGVLVDAWLRTANPAVYAIGDCASHPTPRGRVRLESVQNAVDQARFVAGHLTGETDPYRALPRFWTTQHGARVQVVGLARPADDAVARPTEKGLTVFRVAGSRLVAVETVGHTADHVAARRLLGSAADHAVPFSPESPLKAPLSA, from the coding sequence GTGAGCGACGGGCGGGTCGTCGTGGTCGGCGCGGGCCAGGCGGGCGCGCAGGTCGCGGTGTCCCTGCGGGAGCGCGGGCACGCGGGCGCGATCACGGTCGTCGGCGCGGAGCCGGACCTGCCCTACCAGCGACCGCCCCTGTCGAAGGACTACCTCGCCGGTTCCGCCGACGAGGACGCGCTGCCGCTGCGCCCGGCGCACGCCTACGAGCGGCTGGACGTCCGGCTGCGCACCGGCGACCCGGTGGAGTCGGTCGACCAGGCGGCCCGCACCGTCCGCACCCGCGCGGGCGTCGTCCTGGGCTGGGACCACCTCGTGCTGGCCACCGGCTCGGTCGCCCGGACGCTGCCGGTGCCCGGCGCGGTGCTCGCGGGCGTGTGCCCGCTGCGCACCCTGGCCGACGCGGTGGAGGTGCGGGAGCGGTTGCGGACCGCCGAGCACGTCGTCGTGCTGGGCGGCGGGTTCACCGGCCTGGAGGTGGCGTCGGCGGCGTCGGCGGGCGCGCACGTGACGGTGCTGGAGGTGGGTCCCCGGCTGCTGGGGCGCGCGCTGTCCGCCGAGGTCGCGGCGGACCTGCTGGCCCGGCACCGCGACCGGGGCGTCCGCGTGCTGCTCGGCGACACGGCCGTGCGGCTGGACGGCGACCACCGGGTGCGGTCCGTGGTGACGGCGTCCGGCGCGCGGCTGCCCGCGGACCTCGTGGTGGTGGGCGCGGGCGTCCGGCCGGCGACGGACCTCGCGGCGGCGTGCGGCCTGCCCACCGCCGACGGGGTGCTGGTCGACGCGTGGCTGCGGACGGCGAACCCGGCCGTGTACGCGATCGGGGACTGCGCGAGCCACCCGACCCCGCGCGGGCGGGTGCGGCTGGAGTCGGTGCAGAACGCCGTGGACCAGGCCCGGTTCGTGGCCGGCCACCTGACCGGGGAGACCGACCCGTACCGGGCGCTGCCCCGGTTCTGGACCACGCAGCACGGCGCGCGGGTGCAGGTCGTGGGTCTCGCGCGGCCCGCCGACGACGCTGTCGCGCGGCCGACGGAGAAGGGGTTGACGGTGTTCCGGGTCGCGGGGTCGCGGCTGGTGGCGGTGGAGACGGTCGGCCACACCGCCGACCACGTCGCGGCTCGTCGCCTGCTCGGGTCCGCCGCCGACCACGCGGTGCCGTTCAGCCCGGAGTCACCGCTGAAGGCGCCGTTGTCGGCCTGA
- a CDS encoding lysine N(6)-hydroxylase/L-ornithine N(5)-oxygenase family protein: MTRRPGRAAVDVAGIGFGPSNLALAVALRETAGDDLAWAFTERKPRFGWHVGMLIEGATMQVSFLKDLVTMRNPASTYSFVSYLHAHGRLPQFINGKTLYPGRVEFHDYLTWVARDFETSVDYGTEVVAARPVVDNGVVTHLDVVGRSVADGTTAVRRARNVVIATGLVPVLPPGIVASRRVRHSAGLLDHTADLARSGARRIVVVGAGQSAAEAVEHLHRSFPRADVYAVHSRFGYSAADDNPFANAVFDPSAVDLFHGANEEVKQLILGYHANTNYSVVDADLVELLHRRHYDELVTGANRLRLLNASRVRSLVEDDDGVRLEVEFLPTGEVRALAADAVVFATGYRPADPSPLLAGIAAECKRDAADRLVLDRDHRVVTSAAVTAGIYVHGAAAEPSHGLASGLLSTTAVRAGEIARSILGRTR, translated from the coding sequence ATGACGCGACGACCTGGCCGGGCCGCGGTCGACGTGGCCGGCATCGGGTTCGGCCCGTCGAACCTGGCGCTCGCGGTGGCGCTGCGGGAAACCGCGGGCGACGACCTCGCCTGGGCGTTCACCGAGCGCAAACCCCGGTTCGGCTGGCACGTCGGGATGCTGATCGAGGGCGCGACCATGCAGGTCTCGTTCCTCAAGGACCTCGTGACCATGCGGAACCCGGCGAGCACCTACAGCTTCGTGTCCTACCTGCACGCGCACGGCAGGCTGCCGCAGTTCATCAACGGCAAGACGCTCTACCCCGGCCGCGTGGAGTTCCACGACTACCTGACCTGGGTGGCCCGCGACTTCGAAACCTCGGTCGACTACGGCACCGAGGTGGTCGCGGCGCGGCCGGTGGTCGACAACGGCGTCGTGACGCACCTGGACGTGGTCGGGCGCTCGGTGGCGGACGGCACGACCGCCGTGCGCCGCGCGCGCAACGTCGTCATCGCCACGGGCCTGGTGCCGGTGCTGCCGCCGGGGATCGTCGCCTCGCGGCGGGTCCGGCACTCGGCCGGGCTGCTCGACCACACCGCGGACCTCGCCCGGTCGGGCGCGCGGCGCATCGTGGTCGTCGGCGCGGGGCAGAGCGCGGCGGAGGCCGTGGAGCACCTGCACCGCAGCTTCCCGCGCGCCGACGTGTACGCCGTGCACTCGCGGTTCGGCTACAGCGCCGCCGACGACAACCCGTTCGCCAACGCCGTGTTCGACCCGTCGGCGGTCGACCTGTTCCACGGGGCGAACGAAGAGGTCAAGCAGCTGATCCTGGGCTACCACGCCAACACCAACTACTCCGTGGTGGACGCCGACCTGGTGGAGCTGCTGCACCGCAGGCACTACGACGAGCTGGTCACCGGCGCGAACCGGCTGCGGCTGCTCAACGCGTCGCGGGTGCGCTCGCTCGTCGAGGACGACGACGGGGTGCGCCTGGAGGTGGAGTTCCTGCCGACCGGCGAGGTGCGGGCGCTGGCGGCCGACGCGGTGGTGTTCGCCACCGGGTACCGGCCCGCCGACCCGTCGCCGCTGCTGGCCGGCATCGCCGCGGAGTGCAAGCGGGACGCGGCCGACCGGCTGGTGCTCGACCGCGACCACCGCGTGGTCACCTCGGCGGCGGTGACCGCCGGGATCTACGTGCACGGCGCGGCGGCCGAACCCTCGCACGGCCTGGCGTCCGGGCTGCTGTCCACCACCGCGGTCCGCGCGGGCGAGATCGCCCGCTCGATCCTCGGCCGCACGCGGTAG
- a CDS encoding FMN-binding negative transcriptional regulator: MHVPSIYRADEGWSRLVVRRYPLAVLTTNGADVPHATHLPIVPESDVDEPGSGTVLFGHMNRANPHWRDLAPGTAGRLLFSGPHGYVSPAGYDPGPAAPTWNFVSAHVTGTVFPIGDPEEALAVVARTARLFEESFGDGWDSAGSLAHFRRILPGVGAFRFEVAEVDVMAKLSQEKTPAERARVAHRLDAGTSGTARDLAELMRWSFGGGATPP; this comes from the coding sequence GTGCACGTGCCATCCATCTACCGGGCCGACGAGGGCTGGTCGCGGCTGGTGGTGCGGCGCTACCCGCTGGCCGTGCTGACGACCAACGGGGCCGACGTGCCGCACGCGACGCACCTCCCGATCGTGCCCGAGTCCGATGTGGACGAGCCAGGTTCCGGGACAGTCCTGTTCGGACACATGAACCGGGCGAACCCCCACTGGCGCGACCTCGCGCCGGGCACCGCCGGCCGGCTGCTGTTCAGCGGCCCCCACGGCTACGTCTCACCCGCCGGCTACGACCCCGGACCCGCCGCGCCGACCTGGAACTTCGTCTCCGCGCACGTGACGGGCACGGTGTTCCCGATCGGCGACCCGGAGGAGGCGCTGGCCGTGGTGGCGCGCACGGCCCGGCTGTTCGAGGAGTCCTTCGGCGACGGTTGGGACTCCGCCGGCTCGCTGGCCCACTTCCGCCGCATCCTGCCCGGCGTCGGCGCGTTCCGCTTCGAGGTGGCCGAGGTGGACGTGATGGCCAAGCTCAGCCAGGAGAAGACGCCCGCCGAACGCGCGCGCGTCGCGCACCGGCTCGACGCGGGGACGTCGGGCACGGCGCGGGACCTCGCCGAGTTGATGCGGTGGTCCTTCGGCGGCGGCGCGACGCCGCCGTGA
- a CDS encoding 2Fe-2S iron-sulfur cluster-binding protein has protein sequence MPKIVYVRPDGTRHTVDVAAGTSVMQGAIRHDVAGIVAECGGNTMCATCHVYVDEADADRLGPVSPDEDEMLEATASPRTAASRLSCCVVVDDDLDGLTVHLPEEQL, from the coding sequence ATGCCGAAGATCGTTTACGTGCGGCCGGACGGCACGCGCCACACCGTGGACGTCGCCGCGGGCACGAGCGTGATGCAGGGCGCGATCCGCCACGACGTGGCGGGCATCGTCGCCGAGTGCGGTGGCAACACCATGTGCGCCACCTGCCACGTCTACGTCGACGAGGCCGACGCCGACCGGCTCGGCCCGGTCTCGCCGGACGAGGACGAGATGCTGGAGGCCACCGCGTCGCCGCGCACCGCCGCGAGCAGGCTGTCGTGCTGCGTCGTGGTGGACGACGACCTCGACGGGTTGACCGTCCACCTGCCCGAGGAGCAGCTGTGA
- a CDS encoding tryptophan 2,3-dioxygenase, translated as MTQQVNAALTYAHYLRLDQVLTAQRPRSDRHDEMLFIVMHQVYELWFKQILHELDRLQRLLASGDTARSGRALRRILALWRTSVAQFAVLETMTPPEFVGFRDWLEASSGFESAQFREIEAVLGRRDRRVVERYLPGTPERERIAAAMSRPALGDSFARYLVHQGYAVPAEVVGRDVREPAEPSPAMQDLLARVYSDDGPAVGVCEHLVDLDAVVQEWRHRHVKMVERVIGGKRGTAGSAGSAYLRTTVGKPVFPDLWAARDRL; from the coding sequence ATGACGCAGCAAGTCAACGCGGCCTTGACATATGCCCACTACCTGCGCCTGGACCAGGTGTTGACGGCGCAGCGGCCGCGGTCCGACCGACATGACGAAATGCTCTTCATCGTCATGCACCAGGTCTACGAGTTGTGGTTCAAGCAAATCCTGCACGAACTCGACCGGCTCCAGCGGCTGCTGGCCTCGGGTGACACCGCGCGGTCCGGTCGGGCGCTGCGCCGGATCCTGGCGCTGTGGCGGACGTCGGTCGCGCAGTTCGCCGTGCTGGAAACGATGACGCCGCCCGAGTTCGTCGGCTTCCGCGATTGGCTGGAGGCGTCCAGCGGATTCGAGTCGGCGCAATTCCGGGAGATCGAGGCGGTGCTCGGCAGGCGGGACCGGCGGGTGGTCGAGCGGTACCTGCCCGGCACGCCCGAGCGGGAGCGGATCGCGGCGGCGATGAGCCGGCCCGCGCTCGGCGACTCGTTCGCGCGCTACCTGGTCCACCAGGGCTACGCGGTGCCCGCCGAGGTGGTCGGGCGGGACGTGCGCGAGCCCGCCGAGCCGTCGCCCGCGATGCAGGATTTGCTGGCGCGCGTGTACTCGGACGACGGTCCGGCGGTGGGCGTCTGCGAGCACCTGGTCGACCTCGACGCCGTCGTGCAGGAGTGGCGGCACCGGCACGTGAAGATGGTGGAGCGCGTGATCGGGGGCAAGCGGGGCACGGCCGGATCGGCGGGCAGCGCCTACCTGCGGACCACGGTGGGCAAGCCGGTGTTCCCCGACCTGTGGGCCGCCCGCGACCGGCTGTGA
- a CDS encoding aminotransferase class I/II-fold pyridoxal phosphate-dependent enzyme has protein sequence MTTVDHHLLHASLRDPVLSVPVFHTSVMSRYPDAISFAPGAPNPAFAEHFDATAHVERFLEHLRADEGLSDAAARTALYEYGPGKGLVTGLIAEALRRDFGLATPRGGVVVTVGAQEAMLLLLRALRRDADDLFAAVDPCFIGFSGAARLVDAELVPVAEVDGGLDLDGLARACADARSRGKRVRALYVAPDHANPSGTVLDLATRRRLLDLAEAEDFLLVEDTTYAFTAEPGAALPMLKQLDTTGRVVLLGTFSKIALPGARVGYVVADQPVRRDGATGLLADDLAALKGMISLHTPAVGQAVVGGMLLAHGGSLVELGRPKAELYRRNLRLLLAALEREIVPGDGLPAVTWNRPTGGFFVRMRLPVKADARLMETSASKYGVLWTPMSQFHLAGAGTDEIRLSCSFLTPEEIEEGVRRLADFLRGLGG, from the coding sequence GTGACCACGGTCGACCACCACCTGCTGCACGCCTCCCTGCGCGACCCCGTGCTCAGCGTCCCGGTGTTCCACACCTCCGTCATGAGCCGCTACCCCGACGCGATCTCCTTCGCGCCGGGCGCGCCCAACCCGGCGTTCGCCGAGCACTTCGACGCCACGGCCCACGTCGAGCGCTTCCTGGAGCACCTGAGGGCCGACGAGGGCCTGTCCGACGCGGCGGCCCGCACCGCGCTCTACGAGTACGGTCCGGGCAAGGGCCTGGTCACCGGCCTGATCGCGGAGGCGCTGCGCCGGGACTTCGGGCTGGCGACGCCGCGCGGCGGGGTCGTCGTCACGGTCGGCGCGCAGGAGGCCATGCTGTTGCTGCTGCGCGCGTTGCGCCGGGACGCCGACGACCTGTTCGCGGCCGTGGACCCGTGCTTCATCGGCTTCAGCGGCGCGGCGCGGCTGGTGGACGCGGAGTTGGTGCCGGTGGCCGAGGTCGACGGCGGCCTCGACCTCGACGGCCTGGCCCGCGCGTGCGCCGACGCCCGGTCGCGCGGCAAGCGCGTCCGCGCCCTGTACGTCGCGCCGGACCACGCGAACCCGTCGGGCACGGTGCTCGACCTCGCGACGCGGCGACGCCTGCTGGACCTGGCCGAGGCCGAGGACTTCCTGCTGGTCGAGGACACCACCTACGCGTTCACCGCCGAGCCGGGCGCGGCGCTGCCGATGCTCAAGCAGCTCGACACCACCGGTCGCGTGGTGCTGCTCGGCACGTTCTCCAAGATCGCGCTGCCCGGCGCGCGCGTCGGGTACGTGGTGGCCGACCAGCCGGTGCGCCGCGACGGCGCGACCGGGCTGCTGGCCGACGACCTGGCCGCCCTCAAGGGCATGATCAGCCTGCACACGCCCGCGGTCGGCCAGGCCGTGGTCGGCGGGATGCTGCTGGCGCACGGCGGTTCCCTGGTCGAGCTGGGCCGCCCGAAGGCCGAGCTGTACCGGCGAAACCTGCGGCTGCTGCTGGCGGCGCTGGAGCGCGAGATCGTGCCCGGCGACGGCCTGCCCGCCGTGACGTGGAACCGCCCCACCGGCGGGTTCTTCGTGCGGATGCGCCTGCCGGTCAAGGCGGACGCGCGCCTGATGGAGACCTCCGCGTCGAAGTACGGCGTGCTGTGGACGCCGATGTCGCAGTTCCACCTCGCCGGCGCGGGCACCGACGAGATCCGCCTGTCGTGCAGCTTCCTCACCCCCGAGGAGATCGAGGAGGGCGTGCGGCGACTCGCCGACTTCCTGCGCGGCCTGGGCGGCTGA
- a CDS encoding glycine amidinotransferase, translating into MKLNSYDEWSPLREVVLGSAANYISHERDLSWDLFFHDNITRYYYPRVTARSGNPVSERDAERAPIKQRYVEELIEDLDGMAKAFESLGVTVHRPLDLDAATAEVTTPAWSAAVIPPLNLRDNTLVLGDEIIETSPMIRSRYFETQLLKPVFAEYFRAGARWTVMPRPLMTDSSFDPSYANTSQGGPTEPVKDPEPSPYDVGFEMMIDGAQCLRLGKDLVVNISTENHAMGADWLERHLRGRFRVHRVHKLSDSHIDSMVLALRPGTLLVRSPAVAAFLPEALRKWDMIVPPRPTSNNFPVYDDDDLVLTSPFIDLNVLSVGPDTVMVNDACPELMSTLERHGFTVVPVRHRHRRIFGGGFHCFTLDTVRDGGPEDYLS; encoded by the coding sequence ATGAAGCTGAACAGCTACGACGAGTGGTCCCCGCTGCGCGAGGTCGTCCTCGGGTCGGCGGCGAACTACATCTCCCACGAGCGCGACCTGTCGTGGGACCTGTTCTTCCACGACAACATCACCCGCTACTACTACCCGCGGGTGACGGCGCGGAGCGGGAACCCGGTGTCCGAGCGCGACGCCGAGCGCGCCCCGATCAAGCAGCGCTACGTCGAGGAGCTGATCGAGGACCTCGACGGCATGGCCAAGGCGTTCGAGTCCCTCGGCGTCACGGTGCACCGCCCGCTGGACCTCGACGCGGCCACCGCCGAGGTGACCACGCCCGCGTGGTCGGCGGCGGTGATCCCGCCGCTGAACCTGCGCGACAACACCCTCGTGCTGGGCGACGAGATCATCGAGACCTCGCCCATGATCCGCTCGCGCTACTTCGAGACGCAGCTGCTCAAGCCGGTGTTCGCGGAGTACTTCCGGGCAGGCGCGCGGTGGACGGTGATGCCGCGACCGCTGATGACCGACTCGTCGTTCGACCCGTCCTACGCCAACACCTCGCAGGGCGGCCCGACCGAGCCGGTGAAGGACCCGGAGCCGTCGCCGTACGACGTCGGGTTCGAGATGATGATCGACGGCGCGCAGTGCCTGCGCCTCGGCAAGGACCTGGTGGTGAACATCTCCACCGAGAACCACGCGATGGGCGCGGACTGGCTGGAGCGGCACCTGCGCGGCCGGTTCCGCGTGCACCGGGTGCACAAGCTCAGCGACAGCCACATCGACAGCATGGTCCTCGCCCTGCGGCCGGGCACGCTGCTGGTGCGCTCCCCCGCCGTGGCCGCGTTCCTCCCGGAGGCGCTCCGCAAGTGGGACATGATCGTCCCGCCGCGGCCGACGTCGAACAACTTCCCGGTCTACGACGACGACGACCTGGTGCTCACCAGCCCGTTCATCGACCTCAACGTCCTGTCGGTCGGCCCGGACACGGTGATGGTCAACGACGCGTGCCCCGAGCTGATGTCCACTTTGGAGCGCCACGGCTTCACCGTGGTGCCGGTGCGGCACCGCCACCGGCGCATCTTCGGCGGCGGCTTCCACTGCTTCACCCTCGACACGGTGCGCGACGGCGGCCCCGAGGACTACCTGTCCTGA
- a CDS encoding NAD(P)/FAD-dependent oxidoreductase: MYDVIVVGARCAGAATALLLARRGHRVLLLDRARFPADTMSTLYIHQPGVARLARWGVLDAVVASGCPPLDTVHHHVADVRLSSPAPAADGASCGYAPRRRVLDAILVDAAVAAGAEFADGCRVRELRERGGRVTGVGYGTPGGGHAVADARLVVGADGMNSAVAGLAGAAVVAEHPKLSCVYYSAWTGVTGGFGFHERTGNWVARIPTHDGVTLVATYFPQDRFDEVRANALDAHLAAVAATAPELRDQLAYAERVDRLRGTGDQRNFFRAAAGPGWALVGDAGHHRDTITAQGITNALAQAELLADAIGDEVGDPGRLDAALRAFGRARDDALADGYRSTLELARLRVPPERLEFLRAISGTPALVERYFALTAGLLDSEEFLTPEVVALL; this comes from the coding sequence ATGTACGACGTGATCGTCGTCGGCGCCCGCTGCGCGGGCGCCGCCACCGCGCTGCTGCTGGCGCGGCGCGGCCATCGGGTGCTGCTGCTGGACCGGGCGCGGTTCCCGGCCGACACGATGTCCACTCTGTACATCCACCAGCCGGGCGTGGCGCGGCTGGCGCGCTGGGGCGTGCTGGACGCGGTCGTCGCGTCCGGCTGCCCGCCGCTGGACACCGTCCACCACCACGTGGCGGACGTGCGCCTGTCCTCGCCCGCGCCCGCCGCCGACGGCGCCTCCTGCGGGTACGCGCCGCGCCGGCGCGTGCTCGACGCGATCCTGGTGGACGCGGCGGTGGCCGCGGGCGCCGAGTTCGCCGACGGGTGCCGCGTCCGGGAGCTGCGGGAACGCGGCGGCCGGGTGACCGGCGTCGGGTACGGCACACCGGGCGGGGGGCACGCCGTCGCCGATGCCCGGCTCGTGGTGGGCGCGGACGGGATGAACTCCGCGGTCGCCGGGCTGGCGGGCGCGGCGGTCGTCGCCGAGCACCCGAAGCTGTCGTGCGTCTACTACAGCGCCTGGACCGGCGTGACTGGCGGGTTCGGCTTCCACGAGCGCACCGGCAACTGGGTGGCGAGGATACCCACGCACGACGGGGTCACCCTGGTCGCCACGTACTTCCCCCAGGACCGGTTCGACGAGGTGCGGGCGAACGCGCTCGACGCGCACCTCGCGGCCGTCGCCGCGACCGCGCCGGAGCTGCGCGACCAGCTCGCCTACGCCGAGCGGGTGGACCGCCTGCGCGGCACCGGCGACCAGCGCAACTTCTTCCGCGCCGCCGCCGGGCCGGGGTGGGCGCTGGTCGGCGACGCCGGGCACCACCGCGACACCATCACCGCGCAGGGCATCACCAACGCCCTCGCCCAGGCCGAGCTGCTCGCCGACGCGATCGGCGACGAGGTCGGCGACCCCGGCCGGCTGGACGCGGCGCTGCGCGCGTTCGGCCGGGCGCGGGACGACGCGCTGGCCGACGGCTACCGCTCCACGCTGGAACTGGCGCGCCTGCGGGTGCCGCCCGAGCGGCTGGAGTTCCTGCGGGCGATCAGCGGGACGCCCGCGTTGGTCGAGCGCTACTTCGCGCTGACCGCCGGGCTCCTCGACAGCGAGGAGTTCCTCACGCCGGAGGTCGTCGCGCTGCTGTGA
- a CDS encoding ParB/RepB/Spo0J family partition protein — MIERNRSGDKENALDGLSPAVDVPVEVLLPADSPRLDGESDEHVRMLAAIEGPLPPIIVHRPTMRVIDGMHRVRAALLRGDGEVAARFYDGDEESAFVRAVKANVTHGLPLSQADREAAARRIIGSHPEWSDRSIAAATGMAAETVAALRRRSGDRAAQPIARIGRDGRVRPLSSAEGRRKAGELFADRPGATLREVARAAGISVGTARDVRDRVRRGEDPLPDRVREREAGAPTPPTALCAAPALPDGDFARLLDNLRRDPTLRLTESGRALLRLLTVQAMRPEDWGLLVRATPAHCLPALSKLARGCADKWAQLAEEFDERARATA; from the coding sequence GTGATCGAACGCAATCGCAGTGGAGACAAGGAGAACGCGCTCGACGGCCTGTCCCCGGCCGTCGACGTGCCCGTGGAGGTGCTGCTGCCCGCCGACTCACCCCGGCTCGACGGTGAGAGCGACGAGCACGTCCGGATGCTCGCGGCGATCGAGGGGCCGCTGCCGCCGATCATCGTGCACCGGCCGACGATGCGCGTCATCGACGGCATGCACCGCGTGCGGGCGGCGTTGCTGCGCGGTGACGGCGAGGTGGCCGCGCGGTTCTACGACGGTGACGAGGAGTCCGCCTTCGTCCGGGCGGTCAAGGCGAACGTCACGCACGGCCTGCCGCTCAGCCAGGCGGACCGGGAGGCCGCCGCGCGGCGGATCATCGGCTCGCACCCGGAGTGGTCCGACCGCTCGATCGCCGCGGCCACCGGGATGGCGGCGGAGACCGTCGCCGCGCTGCGCCGCCGGTCGGGTGACCGCGCGGCCCAGCCGATCGCGCGCATCGGCCGTGACGGCCGGGTGCGGCCCCTGAGCAGCGCCGAGGGCCGTCGCAAGGCGGGCGAGCTGTTCGCCGACCGGCCCGGCGCGACGCTGCGCGAGGTCGCCAGGGCCGCCGGCATCTCGGTCGGCACGGCGCGGGACGTCCGGGACCGCGTGCGCCGGGGCGAGGACCCGCTGCCGGACCGGGTGCGGGAGCGGGAGGCGGGCGCGCCGACCCCGCCGACCGCGCTGTGCGCCGCGCCCGCGCTGCCCGACGGCGACTTCGCGCGGCTGCTCGACAACCTGCGGCGCGACCCGACGCTGCGCCTGACCGAGTCGGGGCGCGCCCTGCTCCGGCTGCTGACCGTGCAGGCGATGCGCCCGGAGGACTGGGGCCTGCTCGTCCGCGCCACGCCCGCCCACTGCCTGCCGGCGCTGTCGAAGCTGGCCAGGGGCTGCGCCGACAAGTGGGCCCAGCTGGCGGAGGAGTTCGACGAGCGCGCCCGCGCCACGGCGTGA